Below is a window of Undibacterium sp. YM2 DNA.
GCATGCAGACATGCAAGATCAACTGGGTAGATGTGCATATTGACCCTGATGCAGTCAAAGAAATCAACAGCGAGCTGGAAACCGTACGTGAGCGCCTGCATGTGCGCAATGCCAGGGGCGAACTGTTGACAGGTGAGCAGGCATTGGCTGCCTTGTGGTCGCAAACCAGTGGCCGTCGCTGGCTGGCCTGGCTGACACTAAGGCTGAGTTTTTTGACGCGACCACTGTATAACTTCATCGCCAGACACTTGTACCGCTGGAACCGCAGACGCGGTCACTGGTAAGGCCCTGATTCGACCATCATCAATCAATAGAGAATGTCATGAGCACAATTCATACGATAGCAAGCAATGCCGACCCAGCCGAACTGGCACGTTTCAACAGCCTGGCAAGCCGCTGGT
It encodes the following:
- a CDS encoding DUF393 domain-containing protein — its product is METEKDIAGSTTVYYNSACPVCDAGIRDQRRRMQTCKINWVDVHIDPDAVKEINSELETVRERLHVRNARGELLTGEQALAALWSQTSGRRWLAWLTLRLSFLTRPLYNFIARHLYRWNRRRGHW